A segment of the Gemmatimonadales bacterium genome:
GCTGGTGCTGCATCTCCCCAAAGAGACGCCGGCCGCTGCCACCAAGATCCTGATCAAGTAACCCCGCACTCTCTCACCTCAGTGGCCCGGGTTCCCACCCGGGCTTTTTGTTCTCCGGCGCCGGGCTCCCTGAAGAGGTCTTCACGGTGCGTTCAGGTGGGTTTCACTGGCGCCCATCACATTGGACGCCATGCCCATCAACCCAGGCGAAGCCATGGGGGCCTGGTTCCTCGGGCCCCGCGCCGAGAATGCCGAACTACTCGAACGTCTCGTCGTGGAAGCCCTCCGCGACCATGTCTTCTGGCGCCGCAACTATCACCCTGAGGACGGCTTTGCCATCCGCGAGATGGACAAACGACGGGAAGGGTACGAAGAGAAGGTCGCCACCCTGACTCAGGAGCTCATGGGCCTGCTGGCGGAGCTCAAGCGTGATGTTCCCTTCTTCAGCGGCCGCTACAAGGGTCATATGCTCGGCGAGCAGACCATCGCCGCGCAGGTCGGTTACTTCGCCACTATGCTCTACATCCCGAACAACGTCGCCGTGGAGATCTCGCCGGTGACCACGCGGCTCGAGCTGGAGGTGGCCGGACAGCTCGCCCGTATGATCGGCTACGAGCCGGCGGGCAGCTGGGGCCATCTGACCAGTGGCGGTACGATCGCCAACTTCGAGGCGCTCTGGCTGGCCCGCAGCGTTCGCTACCTCGCGGTGGCAGCCGCGGGTGCCGCCAACGAGCTCGGACTCGAGCTACCGGTGCGCCTTCCCGATGGTGGGGAGGCGCCGAACGTCGAGCTTCCGCTCTGGGAGCTGCTCAACGTCACCAATCATGACTCACTCGACCTGTGGGAGCGTCTCTGGGCCTCGGGATCTCGGTCAGAGGTGCAGCGCGCGGTGGCGAACCACTCGCTGGCCGCGATCGGCTATCAGGAGTACAGCCGGCGGCTCGCACTGGACTACGGGGACCCGCTCCCGGCGGGGGTGGTGCTGGTGGCGGCGACGGCGCACTACTCCTGGGAGAAGATCGTCCGGGCGCTGGGCATCGGGTCCAACCAGCTCGTGCATCTTCCGCTCGACCGGTGGTGCCGTATGGATCCGGACGCGCTCTGGGAGCAGGTCAGCGCCCTGGCCCGGCGCCGCCAACCGATTCTGGCGCTGGTGAGCGTCTGCGGGACAACCCGAGGAGAGCGCGGTGGATCGGCTCGATCAGGTGCTGCAGGTGAGGACCCGTGCCGAGCGGGAGCTGGGTGCGACCTTCCATGTTCATTCCGACGCTGCTACGGCGGTTATGCCGCGGCGGTGACCCGCCGAGCCAACGGAACCAGACGTACAGCCGAGGAGATCAGGGCCTCGATGGGTACCGATTGGCCTTCCGACGAGTGGGTCACGGCCATGGTGGCACTGGGCCAGGCGGATTCGGTCTCGGTGGATCCGCACAAGATGGGGTACGTTCCCTACTCTGCCGGGGCTGTTCTGGTTCGGGATGGTCGAACCCGTCATCTGGTCGCAACCGACCCGCCGTACCTCTCCCCGGTGGAGGGCGCAGCACCAACCGCCGAGCGCTTCCTCGGCCGATACATCCTGGAGGGCTCGAAGCCCGGTGCAGTGGCGGCGGCGGTCTGGCTCAGTCACAGGGTGCTGCCGCTCGACGAGCGAGGATACGGTTACCTCATCGAGCGCACGGTGGCGGGCGCCAAGCATTTCCACTCGGCCCTGGCAGGCGCGGATCTCTCGCCGTACTGTGCAGTCCTGCTGCCGGTGCCGGACATCAACATCGTGTGCTACCTGGTCTGCCATGCTTCGCTCCGCTCCGCGACGTCAATAACTTCAACGAGCGGGTGTACGCGCGCATGAGCCTCGCCCGAAGCGGCGGCCAGCCGGAGTACATCATCAGCCGGACGCGGCTTCGCAGCCCCGCGTACGCCGGGGCCATGGGACCGATCCTGGAGCAACTGGCCATCGGATCGGTGGAGGAGTGGGCGGCGAGCGGCGAGGATGGCCTGGTCGTGCTGCGCTCGACCGTCATGGACCCGTTCTTGGTGGCTCCGCCGTCGGCGACCGATCACGTGAGCGGCTTCCTGGGTGCGTTCCGCCGGGCCTGTGACGATGCACGCGAGGCAGCCGCGTCGGCCACAAGCACCGCTGCTGAGTCGGTTTGACGAGCGCGGCAGCGACCATCCTTCGCAAGGGCGATTCACCGTGGCCGTGATGGTTCACGCGCGTGGCTACGACAGCGACCGGATCTACGCCTCCGTGGTCCGCATTCTCGACACGAACGCGCTGTGTGCCATGGCGACGCGCAGCGAGTCGGGCGCCCTGCACATCAGTACGGCCTTCTTTTGCTTCAGCCCTGACATCGTCCTCTACTTTCTCTCGCACCCCGATTCTCTCCATTGCCAGAATCTCGCCCGCACCGCGCAAATGGCAGTCGCGGTCTTCGATAGCAGCCAGGAGTGGGGCGATCCGCACAGTGGGCTCCAACTCCACGGCCGCGCGGGTCTCACCGATCCCGACGCGAGCCGTGAAGCCCGCGGACTCTACGGGGTGCGCTTTCCGCGCTACCGGGAGGTCATGCACCACGCCCTCGAGCTGCCCTTTCCGGACTCCGGCTTCCGAGATCTCAAGTTCTATCGATTCGTGCCGCAACGAGCGCAGATTCTGGACGAGTGGGAATTCGGGGAGGAGGTGTTCATAGGAGCCACGGTTCTCCGATGAGAGGTCTGCCAACGGGTATCGAAAGGAGACTTCACACGTGCTTCACCGCCGATTCAGCCGCCCCGCCGCATCTTGTTCTCGTACCCTACAGCGAGGACACCATGACAGTCGGCGAGCTCATGCAGCGCAACGTCAGGACAGTCCGGAGTGAGGCCACTGTCGCCGAGGCGATCGTGGCGCTGGCGGACGCGCATATCTCGGGCATGCCGGTGGTGGATGGAAGCGGGAGAGTGATCGGCGTCCTCTCGACCACCGACCTGCTGACGGCGGAGGCCGAGACAGACGATCCGGCGGCTCGCCAGTCGCTGTGGGAGAATACGGCGGTGCGGGAGCTCATGACACCTCGCCCGTTCACCGTCGGGCCAGGCGAAGACATTCGAGCCGCCGCGCGCCAGATGCTGTACGCCGACGTGCATCGTCTTTTCATTGCCGAGGGCGACCAAGTAGTCGGAGTCATTTCAACGACGGACATTGTCCGCGCAGTCGCCACCGGCAGGGTGTGATCTCCACGACGGGGATCAGGAGAGTCCTGGTTTGACCCCAGGAGGGAAATCGGTCGCCGCTAACGCGGCGACCGTTCTTGGTTCTCGTCGCGCTGGGCACGCCGCAGGGCGAATCAACGTGCTCGTGCAGGCTTTTCTTCGTTCTTCGCGTCGGGCCCTAAGCGTCTCTGCATGATGGCTTCACGTCGGTTTCATAGACGACGGCCTACCTTCTTCCTGTTGTCCTCGGCCGGCAGACAGCCAATCCAGCGGTGCGAGCTCCACGGTGACATTCAGGGGGTAACTATGACAATGCGCCTTGCAGGAA
Coding sequences within it:
- a CDS encoding pyridoxamine 5'-phosphate oxidase family protein produces the protein MVHARGYDSDRIYASVVRILDTNALCAMATRSESGALHISTAFFCFSPDIVLYFLSHPDSLHCQNLARTAQMAVAVFDSSQEWGDPHSGLQLHGRAGLTDPDASREARGLYGVRFPRYREVMHHALELPFPDSGFRDLKFYRFVPQRAQILDEWEFGEEVFIGATVLR
- a CDS encoding CBS domain-containing protein, encoding MTVGELMQRNVRTVRSEATVAEAIVALADAHISGMPVVDGSGRVIGVLSTTDLLTAEAETDDPAARQSLWENTAVRELMTPRPFTVGPGEDIRAAARQMLYADVHRLFIAEGDQVVGVISTTDIVRAVATGRV